From Nicotiana tabacum cultivar K326 chromosome 22, ASM71507v2, whole genome shotgun sequence, one genomic window encodes:
- the LOC107827863 gene encoding protein NETWORKED 3A-like isoform X2, with protein MLRIVEQDADSFAQRAEMYYKKRPQLINMVEEFYRAHRLLAEKYDQIKCESGTRLLTPWMSPLSFTKYPQEKLTRSSTEKSYDSYSETFDPESELSDDMSEVEDPDLEEEEEIQTPRPGKEKVEVSSGFCVNNDEVLKLREELERLKEESRVQQELLMQKDEEKREVIRQLSLAMDMLREENIMLRKSVTKASAKKESLCIELKTSKEEGFWKRLFN; from the coding sequence ATGCTGAGGATAGTTGAACAAGATGCTGATTCCTTCGCCCAAAGAGCAGAGATGTATTACAAGAAGCGACCACAGCTCATTAACATGGTTGAGGAATTCTACAGGGCCCATCGGTTGTTGGCTGAGAAGTATGATCAGATCAAGTGTGAATCTGGTACCCGCCTTTTAACACCGTGGATGTCTCCGTTGTCTTTCACCAAGTATCCTCAAGAGAAACTGACGAGGAGCTCCACGGAAAAATCCTATGACAGTTATTCAGAAACCTTTGATCCTGAGTCTGAGTTATCCGATGATATGTCTGAGGTTGAGGATCCTGacttagaagaagaagaagaaatacagACTCCCCGACCAGGGAAGGAAAAAGTGGAGGTATCAAGTGGCTTTTGCGTCAACAATGATGAAGTACTAAAGCTGAGGGAAGAACTTGAGAGGCTGAAAGAAGAAAGCAGAGTTCAGCAGGAGCTTCTAATGCAGAAAGATGAAGAGAAAAGAGAGGTCATCAGGCAGCTCAGTTTAGCTATGGATATGCTGAGGGAGGAAAATATTATGCTGAGGAAGAGTGTTACTAAGGCATCAGCAAAGAAGGAAAGTCTTTGTATTGAGCTCAAGACATCAAAAGAAGAGGGGTTTTGGAAGAGGCTCTTCAATTGA
- the LOC107827863 gene encoding protein NETWORKED 3A-like isoform X1 has translation MVVEGKDKLSSQWWWFDIQKKSTPNRSPWLHSTLSELDEKTEAMLRIVEQDADSFAQRAEMYYKKRPQLINMVEEFYRAHRLLAEKYDQIKCESGTRLLTPWMSPLSFTKYPQEKLTRSSTEKSYDSYSETFDPESELSDDMSEVEDPDLEEEEEIQTPRPGKEKVEVSSGFCVNNDEVLKLREELERLKEESRVQQELLMQKDEEKREVIRQLSLAMDMLREENIMLRKSVTKASAKKESLCIELKTSKEEGFWKRLFN, from the exons ATGGTGGTGGAGGGAAAGGATAAGCTATCGTCACAGTGGTGGTGGTTTGACATTCAGAAGAAGAGCACTCCAAATCGTTCGCCATGGCTTCACTCAACTCTGTCCG AACTAGATGAGAAGACAGAGGCCATGCTGAGGATAGTTGAACAAGATGCTGATTCCTTCGCCCAAAGAGCAGAGATGTATTACAAGAAGCGACCACAGCTCATTAACATGGTTGAGGAATTCTACAGGGCCCATCGGTTGTTGGCTGAGAAGTATGATCAGATCAAGTGTGAATCTGGTACCCGCCTTTTAACACCGTGGATGTCTCCGTTGTCTTTCACCAAGTATCCTCAAGAGAAACTGACGAGGAGCTCCACGGAAAAATCCTATGACAGTTATTCAGAAACCTTTGATCCTGAGTCTGAGTTATCCGATGATATGTCTGAGGTTGAGGATCCTGacttagaagaagaagaagaaatacagACTCCCCGACCAGGGAAGGAAAAAGTGGAGGTATCAAGTGGCTTTTGCGTCAACAATGATGAAGTACTAAAGCTGAGGGAAGAACTTGAGAGGCTGAAAGAAGAAAGCAGAGTTCAGCAGGAGCTTCTAATGCAGAAAGATGAAGAGAAAAGAGAGGTCATCAGGCAGCTCAGTTTAGCTATGGATATGCTGAGGGAGGAAAATATTATGCTGAGGAAGAGTGTTACTAAGGCATCAGCAAAGAAGGAAAGTCTTTGTATTGAGCTCAAGACATCAAAAGAAGAGGGGTTTTGGAAGAGGCTCTTCAATTGA